Proteins encoded together in one Carassius auratus strain Wakin chromosome 32, ASM336829v1, whole genome shotgun sequence window:
- the LOC113051893 gene encoding histone H2B, with product MPEPAKSAPKKGSKKAVTKTAAKGGKKRRKSRKESYAIYVYKVLKQVHPDTGISSKAMGIMNSFVNDIFERIAGESSRLAHYNKRSTITSREIQTAVRLLLPGELAKHAVSEGTKAVTKYTSSK from the coding sequence ATGCCTGAACCAGCGAAGTCCGCGCCGAAGAAAGGCTCCAAGAAGGCCGTCACTAAGACCGCCGCGAAAGGAGGAAAGAAGCGCAGAAAGTCCAGGAAGGAGAGCTACGCCATCTACGTGTACAAAGTGCTGAAGCAGGTTCATCCTGACACCGGGATCTCTTCGAAGGCGATGGGCATCATGAACTCTTTCGTCAACGACATCTTCGAGCGCATCGCCGGTGAGTCGTCTCGTCTCGCTCACTACAACAAGCGCTCCACCATCACTTCCCGAGAAATCCAGACCGCCGTGCGTCTGCTGCTGCCCGGGGAGCTGGCCAAACACGCCGTGTCCGAGGGCACCAAGGCCGTCACCAAGTACACCAGCTCCAAGTAG
- the LOC113052404 gene encoding histone H4-like, which yields MVFANRGASCDSRWFQSGPVSRCKVPPSSTSLLFVFIARLKLGILIMSGRGKGGKGLGKGGAKRHRKVLRDNIQGITKPAIRRLARRGGVKRISGLIYEETRGVLKVFLENVIRDAVTYTEHAKRKTVTAMDVVYALKRQGRTLYGFGG from the exons atgGTTTTTG CGAACAGGGGAGCGTCATGTGACTCGCGCTGGTTTCAGTCAGGTCCTGTAAGCAGATGTAAAGTACCTCCCAGCAGCACTTCTCTCTTATTCGTTTTCATCGCTCGATTGAAACTAGGAATCTTAATCATGTCTGGAAGAGGCAAAGGCGGTAAAGGACTCGGAAAAGGAGGCGCTAAGCGTCACCGTAAAGTGCTTCGCGATAACATCCAGGGAATCACCAAACCCgccattcgtcgtctagctcgcCGCGGCGGAGTCAAGCGCATCTCCGGTCTGATCTACGAGGAGACCCGCGGTGTGCTGAAGGTGTTCCTGGAGAACGTGATCCGCGACGCCGTCACCTACACCGAGCACGCCAAGAGAAAGACCGTCACCGCCATGGACGTTGTGTACGCGCTCAAACGACAGGGACGCACCTTGTACGGCTTCGGAGGATAA
- the LOC113051882 gene encoding apoptosis-associated speck-like protein containing a CARD, which translates to MAVHEILLDCLENLDSDELKIFKWHLTQGVNEFAKIPKSQLENEPRCAIVECMINRFQTDGAGELTLLVLKKMNQMNSAKELQEKLGKKEDSLQSKHTAEAGTAQKQEGCKPGAEFVEKHRTDLINGVSLVDPIADDMKPLIGDEKYHIILNSGTRPAQMRALMNFLTSARLKDQLYQSLLKHERFLVEDLQSSG; encoded by the exons ATGGCTGTACATGAAATCCTCCTGGACTGTTTGGAGAACCTGGATTCTGATGagctgaaaatatttaaatggcaCTTAACTCAAGGAGTAAACGAATTCGCAAAAATTCCCAAGAGCCAGCTGGAGAATGAACCGAGGTGTGCTATTGTTGAGTGTATGATTAACCGTTTTCAAACTGATGGTGCTGGGGAACTCACTCTGCTCGTTCTGAAAAAGATGAATCAGATGAATTCTGCAAAAGAGCTGCAGGAGAAGTTAG GTAAAAAGGAGGATTCACTGCAGTCCAAACATACTGCTGAGGCTGGTACAGCACAGAAACAAGAGGGATGCAAACCtg GCGCTGAGTTTGTAGAGAAACACAGGACCGATCTGATCAACGGAGTCTCTCTGGTGGACCCCATAGCAGATGACATGAAACCTCTGATCGGTGATGAAAAATACCATATCATCTTAAACTCAGGAACAAGACCAGCACAAATGAGAGCTCTTATGAACTTCCTGACAAGTGCTAGACTGAAAGACCAACTTTACCAGAGTCTTCTAAAACATGAGCGTTTCCTTGTTGAAGATTTGCAGAGTTCTGGGTAG